In Helianthus annuus cultivar XRQ/B chromosome 9, HanXRQr2.0-SUNRISE, whole genome shotgun sequence, the following are encoded in one genomic region:
- the LOC110878475 gene encoding glutathione S-transferase T3-like, producing the protein MDPFNNPDTPNTPSNNPNTPTNPTQPNVFSVPGYYPTLEPNQFSQFSSNAFASFQQSPNQFTQISQNQALQQMMMRGAWNFPPVQPQPIPTPPVQPQPIPTPPVQSEPEDDVEIVPETQPPKGKGKRNKGKQVAGDQASKPKAIKWTPIEEEALAKAFIGTSDNPVKGNNQPGDGFWSKVLTKFLAMMDQGPYRDIDSVSSKWRKLNSAINRFCEEYNKLYTSDRRSGWNDEDVFKMALQKYKQNHGSNFPHVCAWMVVKDDPKWSPIPNEVAMAKRQKTSETGSLSAGGSDARCHINLNDDADYDEDEYNVREPDRPPGRDKTKKERAKGKGKETVDPNMVEFMEHLKVYNDISAQKSKTKERAVEEKSRASDEKLKKKVRLSNEKIRISDEKIRLKEWEIMMINVENEPEPRRSMLKKLQDDIMKKHQII; encoded by the exons ATGGATCCGTTCAACAACCCCGATACTCCCAACACGCCTTCGAACAACCCGAATACTCCCACTAATCCGACCCAACCAAATGTTTTTTCGGTTCCGGGGTATTATCCAACGctagaaccgaaccaattctcCCAATTTTCATCGAACGCTTTTGCGTCATTCCAACAATCGCCCAACCAATTCACTCAAATCTCCCAAAATCAAGCTCTTCAACAAATGATGATGCGGGGAGCTTGGAACTTTCCACCCGTTCAACCTCAACCGATTCCCACACCCCCCGTTCAACCCCAACCGATCCCCACACCCCCCGTTCAATCCGAACCCGAAGATGATGTGGAGATTGTGCCCGAAACCCAACCGCCAAAAGGGAAAGGAAAACGAAACAAAGGGAAACAAGTAGCGGGTGATCAAGCGTCGAAACCGAAGGCGATTAAATGGACCCCAATCGAAGAAGAAGCATTAGCCAAGGCTTTCATTGGCACTTCCGACAACCCGGTAAAAG GTAACAATCAACCGGGTGACGGGTTTTGGTCCAAAGTATTGACCAAGTTTCTCGCCATGATGGACCAAGGCCCGTATAGAGATATCGACTCGGTTTCCTCGAAGTGGCGAAAATTGAACTCGGCCATTAATCGGTTTTGCGAGGAGTATAACAAATTATACACAAGTGACCGTCGTAGCGGGTGGAACGACGAGGATGTGTTCAAAATGGCATTGCAAAAGTATAAGCAAAATCATGGTTCCAACTTTCCTCACGTTTGCGCGTGGATGGTTGTAAAAGACGACCCAAAATGGTCGCCCATTCCTAACGAGGTGGCGATggcgaaacgccaaaaaacatcgGAAACGGGTAGTTTAAGCGCCGGTGGGTCGgacgcgaggtgtcacattaACTTAAATGATGACGCCGACTATGACGAAGACGAGTATAACGTACGTGAACCCGACCGTCCACCGGGCCGAGACAAAACAAAAAAGGAGCGGGCCAAGGGAAAAGGAAAGGAAACGGTGGACCCGAACATGGTTGAGTTTATGGAACACCTAAAAGTGTACAACGACATATCGGCCCAAAAGTCGAAGACGAAGGAGCGGGCCGTCGAAGAAAAAAGCCGTGCATCGGACGAGAAGTTAAAAAAAAAGGTCCGATTGTCGAATGAGAAAATCCGAATCTCCGATGAAAAAATTCGGCTTAAGGAATGGGAAATAATGATGATTAATGTCGAGAACGAACCCGAGCCgagacgttcgatgttgaaaaaactaCAAGACGACATCATGAAAAAGCATCAAATTATTtaa